GtcaataggacaagactctacaagtgacgttaatgtagctgaacaagttgagatgcctatggcaacagaagcacctccgcaaccacgaaggtcagcaaggctccgcACAGCGCAGGAATTATTATTGTTGaacaatgatgagcctgcgacatatgcagaggcggtggcagaccctgactctgagagatggcaagatgccatgaaattCAAAATAGAATTCATGAaagaaaatcaagtttggaacttgatagacccgcctgatggtgtcagaaccatagagtgcaaatggatctataagaagaagaaagatatggatggaaatgttcacatctataaagctcgacttgtcgcaaaaggttttcgacaagttcaaggagttgactacgacgagactttctcgcccgtagcgatgcttaaatctgttcggattattctagctattgttGCATATAttgattatgaaatatggcagatggatgtcaaaacagctttccttaatggaaatttgaccgaggatgtgtatatgatgcagccctagggttttgtcgatccgaccaatgctggaaagatttgcaagcttcaaaaatccatttatggattaaagcaagcatctcggagttggaatattcgttttgatgaagtagtcaaagggtttggcttcattaaaaacgaagaagaagcttgtgtttacaagaagaaaAGTGGGAGCtatgttgcatttctaatcctatatgtagatgacatactgctgattgaaaataatattcctatacttgagtccgtaaagactttactgaaaaatagtttttcgatgaaggatttaggagaagcagcatacatactgggcatcaagatctatagagatagatcaaagaggcttataggattaagccaaaatacttacattgacaaagtgttgaagcggttcaacatggaagaggcaaagaaagggttcttgcctatgtcacatggtatacatcttagcaagactcagtgtcctatgacgactgatgagcgagagcgcatgaacaaagttccatatgcctcggcaattggatctatcatgTATGTAATGATAAGTACACACCCAGATGTTTCTGGACAGTTGTGAAAAACATcctcaagtacttgagaagaacaaaggatgtgtttctagtctatggaggtgaagaggagctcgttgtaaccggttacactgatgctagcttccaaaccgacaaagatgattcaaagtctcagtccggtttcgtgttcaaagtaaatggtggtgctgttagctggaaaagttccaagcaggagacagtggccgattctacaacagaagccgagtacatcgcagcttcAGAAGCTGCGAAGGAAAGTGTTTGGATAAGAAAGTTCCTTATTGTActtggtgtgttccctaatgcctctagcccgctagatctctactgtgacaacagtggagctattgtgcaagccaaggagccaaggaatcaccagaagagcaaacacgttatgcggcgatttcatctcattcgagagttcatcgatcgtggtgagatcaagatatgcaaaatacacacagACCTGAAtatttcagatccgttgacaaaaccccttccacagcccaagcatgagaggcacataagagcaatgggtattagatacattctagattgactctagtgcaagtgggagactgttggaaatattccctagagacaatcatatttccttgtattcatgattaataaagtgttccttgaatatccatggatgacaacttgtatttattaatgcttatgtgaagtatttgtgaaactctttacttgcatggatattctaaagtgttcctagtcggagttcatgtgaggacacacatgaatattatactagcacatgtattagttgattgactacgtttcacaagtcatggacatggggatgtcaaactaataatgtgggctcatgtgagacatgagattgaactgacccaacacgagatgatgacttctcattacacaatatgtacgctgtgtcctaagacctgagatcgttgTATGTATTCAAGATGTGacccgacttacttaggagccatcaccgtaactgggtagttataaaggtggctttcgggtctgtcaagaagcatgctgtgagacatggtcGGTAAAGATGGGATGGCCGAGTGATTCAgatcaagaaatgcatggccatgctagggttaagagttaaccaaggattctgaATCACTgaatcgagaaagagtggtcggcttcaagctagaccgaatatcgtgtggcaaaaggaacaacatgtatatgatattgtggcagctcgtctgatatgatctttgtgtgcgtataggagttgacatgtcttgctagaggccactgtctactattgggccgagtaagagtactcgggccatgtttattcgcatgtgagccccatagggtcacacacttaagggaaagaagcctgataaggatgagatccgaattagactgggcttaggtgcactaatgggccttttaggcccaaaagagggcgcccaaggtggggcccaaggcagtccacctaaggggctatataaacagaaggGGGGCGCCTAAAAACCCTAACAGTAGCGCCCCTCCCTGTTTCTCCTCCTTGTGCAACGGCCCTAGTtcgttctcgcggatctagcaatccggagtgcgaagcttcttcccgtacgtgtggacttcgtggaggtgctgcgcttgctgcacaaggacgagccgttcgtgaggtggttcatacaactgcactgccggcttccatttgcactacaccgacgcgctacagaagttccgcaaccgcgcgtctagtggtaatcccgtgatctataactgtagtaatcctggtttatgcggtagaaaatttttgtttttgataccccatattcctacagttAGGGCACGCAGTGTGGAGATTGGagggggcaggggcggcgccgtGGCGGGGTGGGAGCGGGAGAGTGGGCGGGGCTGCTCGCCGACGGCTACGAGCCCCACGCGTTGGTGCCGGCGAAGGAGTCCTGCAAAGCCCGGTCATTAGCATCCAAGCTATCTTCATCCGTCATGGCGGCGAGTGGCTTCAGAAGCAGGTGCGCGACGGCCACGGACACGATCTCCTCAAAGCAGCCTCATGCGGTGTGCGGCGGCCGCAGACGCTGCCCCAGAGCTCCTTGGGGGCATCAAGGGAGGAGGAGTGGCAGCGTCGAGGGTCGGGGTGGAGGGCGGCCTCCTGCGATGTGTGGCGGCCGTGGACGCGGCCTCGGAGCTCCTTGGGGTGACATGCGGGGAGGAGTGGCGGAGTCGATGGTCGGGGTGGAGGGCGTCCTCCTGCAATGCACGACGGCCGCGAACGTGGCCCCGGAGCTCCTTGGGGTGGCGGACTcgggggcggcggacggcggcgatggGAGGCGAGGGCGAGGAGCGGTAGCGCCCCCTGGATCagggtggagggcggcggacTGGGGATGTCGGCCGCAGAAGGATCCAAGGAGTGGAGAGAGTGGGGAAAAAGGTGGGCCCTTCTGAATTAACCGCAATAAGCATCCCTTGGAGGGGATAATTTCTTGGGGTGGGTTAGATGCAAATAACCCTAATATAATCCACCTGTTTGGATACTTTAGGGTTAGATGAGCTCCAAATAGCTCAAACTAACTCTAACTCATGGATCCAAACATGACAATAGTATACGACGTGGAGTATGAGCCAAGGGTTCTAAGCAGTAGTTGCAAGAAGCAACCAAGACAGTGAGCTAAACGCCGTAACACAATCACGGCGCGACTAGTAGAGTGTGTGGTGTATACCGAATGCCTACGATGAACTAAACAATCTAGCTGATGGGTAAAATTATGGTGGGATTTGGAGATGACAGACCGTATGAGAAAGAACTATTAAAACAGCATTAAATTTGGCGAACAAGTTACTAGTACTTCTAAATGCAACTTGATGATGTGGCTGCTTCAACTTCAAATGCTGGGGATGATATAACCAAACTGCTTAATATGAAACAGAAATATGGTACTATAGTATACAACATTGTGACGTAAGACGGGCTGAACAGATTGAGGGCCTCTTCAAAATTGGGTGGAATTACCTGTGCAAATAGGTGATCTTTAAATGTAGCTTCAACCCTTCTTAGTTTGAATATTTATACTATTTCTTCGAAATAGATTTGATTTTGAAGAAATAGtaaaaatatttaaattcaaaaGGGTTGGAGGAACGTTGCACCAAGAAAACCGAAAGCTGCTGATGCAGGTGGTATTTATGGATTCACCACGCACTTTGGTCGGTGGCTGCGTGTAACAAGCAATATGCGAACCAAACTGTAAAAAATAAACGTATGTCATCCAACGGCGTGGTCAAAGATAAGATGGTAACTAATCCCCTCCACGACAACTGTCATTAGCAACTGTTCCTCGGTGTAGTACGAGTACCTGCAAACAGAAACTGTCATTAGCAACTGGGCCCCACGGACTCGTGCAGGCTTGCAGGTGAGCTGACGTTGTTTTCTGATGGATGAGTAGAAAAAGACGGCACTGGCCAATCGCAGCGGAAACCCCGAGCGGGCCAATCGGAGACACCATTTGACCAGTGCCGGGTCTCCTTCACCAGTAAACAGTGATCTCTCGGGCATTAGCTGCCTCACCCACACTCGCACAGTGGCAGTGAGCTGAGCTGGGCTCGGCCCCCCTTTGGAGGCCGCGGCTGCTACTAAAGCCAGCCAGCCACCCACCCCGGTGGCCCTGTGGGGCGCCGGTGCGTGCCCAAAACAAGCAAGCGTAGAGGCGCCAACGCGCGAGGAGCGGTgggatggcggcggccatggacttggaggacgacgaggacttCTGGGGGAACACCGCCAGCAGCCCCAGCGCGTCGCCGCCGGGgtcgctcgccgcggccgcggtctcCCCCTGCGGCGCCTTCATCTCCACGCAGCTCAGCCTCAACtcccgcctccacctcctctccaCAGCGGGCGGCTCCTCCGCCCTGGGCGCCGGCATCTACGCCGCGGACGACGGCCGCCACCACATGGacctcggcggcggcttccGCAATGCCGCCGCGTCCCCGGCGCCCTTCTTCTCTGCCTacaaccccgccgccggcgccggcaccgcgCGCAGCGTGCTCGAGGACGAGATGTGCCTCggccccgacgcggcggcggccacctggGCCGGCGCCGGGGTCGGGGGCtccgaccgccgcaagaagcgcATGATCAAGAACCGCGAGTCCGCGGCGCGCTCCCGCGCGCGCAAGCAGGCCTACGTCCGCGAGCTGGAGCAGGAGGTGAAGCTCCTGCAGCAGGAGAACGAGAGCCTCCGCGTCAAGTACGAGCAGGTAACCGATCGGAAACCCCACTGTCGCGCGCACCTAGCCATCCATCGATGCTTGCTCAAAGCTCGCGCCTTTTCTCGATTCCGCAGCTGAGGGTGTCCGTGGAGGTGGCGGTGCCGGTGAAGAAGACTCTGCAGAGGATGCCGTCCGCGCCATTTTGAGGACGACGGCGAGGAGATCGAAGGAAGGATGGATCGAAGCAGGCGGTTGCCCTTCTCCTTTTGAGGCGATCCAGTGATCGATATTGGTTACAAGTAATCGACTAATTAAGTGAGTGCTTCACTTCATATGCCGCAGCCAGTAGTGCTCTGCTGCTTCTCTACCTAGCTCGCCGTGCTTGTACAAGCAACATCAAAGTCATGTTCAATCTCGCCTAGGGCGTGTACTAGCTGCTAGCTTTTGCCTTGATCCATCTGTACAGTGGCAGCTGCCTAGCTAGAACAGGGGATGCCTGCCACGGCGGCGTCCTGGTGGCTGCCATATATACTTATGTGTATATGTGTGTAGCTTGTCGCGTGGGATTAGGCAGAAGCAGAAAGATGATGGGCCTGCTTGTACAAATGTAGTAACTATTGCTTCCTGGCACAATGTCATTTCGGAGCgcaagaaagaaagaacaatcCAGGAAACTTAGCTGGTCTCTTCTTTGTTTTCCTCTTCTATGAATCTATGATAGATGGCGATTGTGTGCGACGTCGTAAGCGACTGAGAGTGCCGTTCCCGATCACCTATATGTTGTTGTTAATCCCGTGCATGCCATGTTCCACGATGTAAATAGGCATAGCTGCATACTCATGTTTACTTTCCATGTTTAGCTAGTCGCTTGATGCATGAACGTTTGGTGTAAGACCAGAGCCGTGCTGCGTTCACGGTGCGGCCCAGCGGCATTCTCGCCACGCCACGCATGAACCGTTCCCGCGCCAAAGGCGGGCACGACGCAGCGTGAGCGGGCGTGGCGGGGAAACCAGATCGCGAGCTGTTGCAAGCACCAACGGAATAAAGGATGGAGTGCCAGGCGCGGTCGAATTGGCTGCGGCTAAACTTCTTTGTGTCCACGAGTTCACGTGTGTGTGCGACGTCGTAAGCGACTGAGAGTGCCGTTCCCGATCGCCGTCGGCGCAGCCATTCCGGCAGCCGGCGCCAACAACTGGCATCAGAGCCCGGTGCATGTTCTACAGCGGCTCGGTGAGCCCACCTCGCGAGCCCTCGCGGAAGAAGCGCGTGATCTCACGCagaagaccggcggcggcgacctcggagGAGATGACCGGCGAAGACTCATCGCAGAGCCCCATCGGGGTCGGCTCGTCAAGCACCATGGCGAGCGGCGTGCGTGAGAGCTCTCTCATGTGGCCGATGCTGACACGATCAAATTACTTGGAGTGGGTAATGTTGATGCAGTGCAATTTTGAAGCAATGGAGATTTGGGAAACCATCGAGCCAGGCGGTGCCGGTGTCAAGCGCTCCCAAGATCGCCAGGCCATGGGGGCGCTCCTGCGTTCTGTGCCTAGGGAGATGTGGGCAACGCTGGGGGCCAAGAAGACGGTGAAGGAGGCGTGGGGGGCCGTGAAGAGCATGAGGCAAGGCGCAGATCGGGTCAAGGAGGCCCACACAGCGCCTGCTGCAGGAGTTCGAGAACTTTGCCTGCAAGGATGGCGAGCTAGTGGATGACTTCGCGATGCAGATCAGCACGCTCGCGGCGGAGCTTCGGGTGCTCGATGAAACCATGCCCGAGAACAAGGTCACGAGGAAGCTGCTGAGATCACTCCCAAGGCACTTCAGCCAGATTGGTGTTTCGATCGAGatattgctggatgtcaacaCCATGACGATCGAAGATCTGGTGGGGCGTCTGAAAGCCGCTGAGGATCGGCTCGATGTCGACTCCATCACGGAGCGAGCCGGTCGGCTTCTGCTATCCGAAGAAGAGTGGCTGTCAAAGTATCACCATCGCCTGACAACTGAGGGGTCGTCATCTGGCTTTGGCGAGAAGAAGAATGGAGGATCGAGGAAGCAGAAAGGAGGCGCTCGCGGTGACAAGAAGGAGCCGGTCGTCAAGCTCACGTCCGAGGGGACTCCGAGGCGGAAAGGGCGCTGCAGGAACTGTGGCATCTATGGCCACTGAAAGGAAGACTGCAAGAGGCCGCCCCGGAGGGAGCGCAAGGAAGAGGCCCACGTCGCGCAGGCGGAGCAGGAGAATCCATCATTGCTCCTAGCGACGGTGGACACCGTGCGTGTTCACAGGGCGCCGTTCGACGTCGAGCCGGCGGGAACGCGAACGACACATCAGGTCGTCCACCTCAACGAGAAGGAGGTGTTCCCGGCGCACCGCGATGAAGACAAGGATGCATGGGTCCTCGACACGGGGGCCAGCAACCATATGAAGGGGCTGCACGAGGCACTCGCATCGCTGGACGCGTCTGTGAGCGGCACAGTGCGTTTCGGCGACGGCTCGCTCGTCGAGATCGAGGGCATCGATTCGGTGGTGCTCCAGACGAAGAAGGAGGGCTACAAGGTACTGACAGAAGTATATTACATTTCCAAGTTGAAGAGTAACATTGTGAGCCTAGGGCAATTGGAGGACGGGTGTTGCAAGGTGTACGACGTCGAGCACTCACTCTTGGCGCGCGCACCGCGTGTCAGGAACCGCCTCTATTTGCTGAAGATGCATCTGGCTGCTCCTATCTGTCTGATGGCAAAGACAGACGATCAAGCCTAGCTATGGCATGGCCATTACGGCCATCTCAACTTCCCGGCGCTGCGTGAGCTAGGGGTGAAGGGAATGGTGGACGGGATACCACTGCTGGACCGAGTGGAAGAGGTGTGTGATGGCTGTGCGTTGGGCAAGCATCAGCGACACCCATTCCCTCAGTTGGCGAACTATCGAGCTGAGAAGGGGCTTGATCTAGTCCATACAGATCCCTGCGGTCAGATCAGACCCAAAACACCAGGTGGTAAGAGCTATTTCTTGTTgattgttgatgatttcagtCGCTACATGTGGGTAGACCTCCTAGCAACGAAGGATGAGGCGTTCAAGTGTTTCAAGCGTGTGAAGGCACTTGCTGAGACTGAACGTGGTCTGAAACTCCGCGTGTTCCGTAGTGATCACGACGGGGAATTCAACTCCATCGAGTTCAAGGAGTACTGCGACGAGCACGGCATCAAGCACTTCACCACAGCGCCGtacacaccccaacaaaatggCGTCGTTTAGCGTCGAAACCGTACGGTGGTGGAGATGGCAAGATGTTTGCTGAAGAGCAAAGGAATGCCAGCTGAATTCTGGGGAGAAGCAGTGTCAACTGCTGTCTACCTGCTCAGCCGTGCTCCAACCAAGAGCCTGAAAGGACGAACACCCTATGAAGCATGGTACAACAAGAAGCCCAAGGTACATCATTTACGCACATTTGGTTCTGTTGTTTATGTCAAGAAAGTTGGGCCGGGGACTTCCAAGCTCTCTGACAGGTCCACCAAGATGGTGTTTATCGGCTATGAAACTGGCACAAAGGGTTACAGGGTCTATGATCCTATGACTAAGAAGCTCCACATATCCCGAGATGTAATCTTTGAGGAAGGACAGGCTTGGGATTGGAAGCAACAAACTCAAGCTGAACCAGTGAGTTCAGTGTTTGATGTGGAGTATTACACTATTGTCGGACAGGGAACAGTGACTGAATCAGCAGCTGAATTTGATGAAGCAGCAGTCTCTGATGGTTCGGTTCAGAATTCACCAGCCCAAGGTGAGTGGAATGCAGGCACTAGTTCTCTAGCTACACCCACAAGGAGCCCTACACATGGAATTGAATTTGCAACACCACAAACTGGAAGATCAAGTGATTCAGATGGGGTGCCATTAAGATACAAAACACTGAATAATTTGTATGACACAACTGATGAGATCCATGACTATGAGTTTATTGGTGTGTGTCTTTATGCAGCAGAAGAGCCACGAAGTGTGGAGGAAGCATTGTTGGAACAATGCTGGAAGGATGCCATGATGATTGAGATGAACTCAATTCAGTCAAATAGAACTTGGGAGCTGTCTGTGCTACCTGCAGGCCACAAAGCTATAGGGCTTAAATGGGTTTTCAAGGTGAAGAAAGATCCTGATGGTAACATCATTAAGCACAAGGCTAGGTTGGTTGCCAAAGGGTATGCACAGCATGAGGGGGTGGATTTTGAAGAAGTGTTTGCCCCAGTGGCAAGAATTGAGACTGTGAGACTGCTGATTGCTCTagctgctcagaagggttggCAAGTACATCACATGGATGTGAAGTCGGCTTTCTTGAATGGTGATCTGATGGAGGAGGTGTATGTCCAGCAACCTCCTGGATTTGTTGTTGAGGGAGGTAGTGGCAAGGTGATCAAACTGAACAAAGCATTGTATGGCTGCGTCATGCTCCTAGAGCATGGAATGCAAAGCTAGATAGTGAGCTGATCAAGCTTGGTTTTGAGAGGAATCCTCTGGAACATGCTGTTTATAGGAGGAAGCACAGTGATGGTTTTCTCCTAGTGGGTGTTTATGTAGATGATCTGATCATAATAGGACCAAGCAAGGCTAATATTGAAGCATTCAAGAAGGAGATGATGAAGAGTTTCAGCATGAGTGACCTTGGACTACTAAGCTACTATCTGGGCATCCAAGTAACACAGAAGGAGGGGGTGATCTCTCTGTGTCAGAGCTCAAATACTCTGAAAATCTTAGAGCAGACAAGTATGAAAGGTTGTAATCCCTTTCATGTGCCTATGGAGAACAGGTTGAAATTGAGCAAAAATGACAAGTCACCTCCAGTTGACAAGACAAAGTATAGAAGTGTCATTGGAAGCCTGAGATATCTGGTCAACACTAGACCAGACATTGCCTATTCGTTTGGGATAGTCAGCAGATACATGGAGGATCCAAAATCAAGTCACTGGGCAGCAGTGAAGCAAATTCTCAGGTACCTGTCGAGTACTGTTAATTATGGCTGCATCTATAGGAGGCAAAACACAACTGAAACAAGACTAATCGGCTACAGTGACAGTGATCTAGCTGGTGATGTTGATGACAGGAAGAGCACAAGCGGCTCAGTGTTTCTATTGGGTACAAGTCTGGTGACATGGGGATCACAGAAGCAAAGGGTGGTGGCTTTATCATCATGTGAAGCTGAGTATATAGCAAGTGCTAATGCAGCTTGTCAAGGCATTTGGCTCAGCAGGCTTCTGGGTGAACTGCTTGGCATCTCAACACTGAAGGTGAAGCTCCTGGTGGATAACAAGTCAGCAATTGCTTTGAGCAAGAATCTAGTTCACCATGAAAGTAGTAAACATATCGACACAAGGTACCATTTCATTCGTGATTGTGTTGATAAAGGGGAGGTCGACATTGATCATGTGAGTACAGCAGATCAGCTGGCAGACATCTTGACAAAGGCCTTAGGCGTGTCAGATTCGTGGAGCTGCGACAGCAACTGGGAGTGATCGAAGTGCAGCGGGATTAAGggggtgatatgttgttgttaATCCCGTGCATGCCATGTTCCACGATGTAAATAGGCATAGCTGCATACTCATGTTTACTTTCCATGTTTAGCTAGTCGTATAGTTGTCCAACGGGCCGAGCCCGGCACGGGCCCGACCCGGCCCATCACGATTAGGCCCGGCACGATTAGCCCGGATAACTAATCGtgccgggctgggccggcccacgtgccgagCCCTGTGCACGAGCATGGCACGGGGGTCTCTTTGGCGTGCCAGGCCGACCCGATATGCCAGGCGGGCTTCGTAGGCCGTGCCAGCCCGAGCCCGGCTAGGCATCTGCACCAGACCGTCACTCAACTCAGAATGATTTCAAGATTTCAAATCTAAGATTCAAATTCACAAATAGATCACAAAACAGAAGCACATTTCatgataacaaatttattaaatTGAGCTGTTTTAGGTgctgcctcgttaaaaacctttgTAGGTAAAACCCCACACCTCGTCAGGACAAAACCCTACAAAGGAAAACAGTAAAGCCAGCTCTAAATGTTCAAATGTTCATCACAAGTTCAAGTCCACAGTCCACAGTCCACACTACATAGTTATACCGATTCAACATCTAGATATAAGTTTTCAAAtgattcttcaagttcttcatccTCTATGAGATGCTGAagtcttgcatcggcttgctcCCAGTCCTTGATCAGAGCCAACATCTCCACGACCTCAGGGCCCAGACGCCGTCGTCGCTCCTCGATAATCCTGCCAGTCATACTAAATGCAGATTCTGATAATATTGTTGAAACAGGAACAGTCATTACATCTCTAGCTAGAATTGAAAGAACAGGATATGATAGCTTATGCTCATGCCACCAGTTCAAGATATTGAAATCATCATCATACTGGTTAATAGTATCACTGTCCAGGTAGGCAGACAGTTCAGAACCAAATGATAGAGAAACACCAGAAGTTGCAGCTT
This portion of the Panicum virgatum strain AP13 chromosome 2N, P.virgatum_v5, whole genome shotgun sequence genome encodes:
- the LOC120658196 gene encoding bZIP transcription factor TRAB1-like yields the protein MAAAMDLEDDEDFWGNTASSPSASPPGSLAAAAVSPCGAFISTQLSLNSRLHLLSTAGGSSALGAGIYAADDGRHHMDLGGGFRNAAASPAPFFSAYNPAAGAGTARSVLEDEMCLGPDAAAATWAGAGVGGSDRRKKRMIKNRESAARSRARKQAYVRELEQEVKLLQQENESLRVKYEQLRVSVEVAVPVKKTLQRMPSAPF